The following are encoded together in the Lathyrus oleraceus cultivar Zhongwan6 chromosome 3, CAAS_Psat_ZW6_1.0, whole genome shotgun sequence genome:
- the LOC127131707 gene encoding uncharacterized protein LOC127131707, producing the protein MIRGMCYINGVFMIAIIDIGATHSFISLDCLKRLNIVVSSLNGSMVIDSPTNGSVTTMMVNLNFPVTIYEEDSRFIFSNQLKKLLKDEAQVLSMFASLKVKTEDVIVKLPMVYRFSDVFPDDISDFPP; encoded by the exons ATGATTCGAGGTATGTGTTACATTAATGGTGTCTTTATGATTGCTATTATTGATATTGGTGCAACACATTCATTTATATCTCTTGATTGTCTGAAAAGGTTGAATATTGTGGTGTCTTCTTTGAATGGTAGTATGGTCATTGATAGTCCAACTAATGGTTCAGTGACTACTATGATGGTTAATTTGAATTTTCCTGTGACAATTTATG AGGAAGATTCGAGGTTTATATTTTCTAATCAACTGAAAAAGCTCTTGAAAGATGAGGCTCAAGTGTTATCTATGTTTGCTTCTTTGAAAGTCAAGACCGAAGATGTGATTGTTAAACTTCCAATGGTGTACAGGTTTTCAGATGTGTTTCCAGATGACATTAGTGATTTTCCTCCATAG